Proteins co-encoded in one Acidobacteriota bacterium genomic window:
- the queC gene encoding 7-cyano-7-deazaguanine synthase QueC: MTGGTVQGGLAVVLVSGGLDSCVTAAVAAREHRLALLHATYGQKTATRERRAFEALADHFGVSADRRRVLDLGFLGALGGSALTDEAMAVPRGAPGEGIPVTYVPFRNAHLLAAAVSWAEVLGAGSVWIGAVEEDSSGYPDTRRAFLDAFEKAVQLGTACGQGLVIRSPLVELSKAQIVRRGLELGAPLELTWSCYVSEDLACGECESCWLRLKGFAEAGVSDPLAYRHGPGGAGK, translated from the coding sequence GTGACGGGTGGAACGGTGCAGGGCGGGCTGGCCGTCGTGCTGGTCTCCGGTGGGCTGGACTCCTGCGTGACGGCGGCCGTCGCGGCCCGGGAGCATCGCCTGGCGCTGCTCCACGCCACCTACGGCCAGAAGACCGCCACCCGGGAGCGCCGGGCCTTCGAGGCGCTGGCCGACCACTTCGGCGTCAGCGCCGACCGGCGGCGGGTGCTCGATCTGGGCTTTCTCGGGGCGCTGGGCGGTTCGGCGCTCACCGACGAGGCGATGGCCGTTCCGCGGGGCGCACCGGGGGAGGGCATACCGGTGACCTACGTCCCTTTTCGCAATGCGCACCTGCTGGCCGCGGCGGTGTCCTGGGCCGAGGTGCTGGGTGCGGGCTCGGTGTGGATCGGCGCGGTGGAGGAAGACAGTTCCGGTTACCCCGATACCCGGCGCGCTTTTCTCGACGCCTTCGAGAAGGCCGTACAACTCGGAACGGCCTGCGGGCAAGGCCTGGTGATTCGCTCGCCCCTGGTAGAGCTGAGCAAGGCGCAGATCGTGCGCCGGGGCCTGGAACTGGGAGCGCCGCTGGAGCTGACCTGGTCCTGCTACGTCTCGGAGGACCTGGCCTGCGGCGAGTGCGAGTCCTGCTGGCTGCGGCTGAAGGGTTTCGCCGAGGCCGGTGTGTCCGACCCGCTCGCCTACCGCCACGGACCCGGCGGCGCGGGGAAGTGA
- a CDS encoding radical SAM protein, whose protein sequence is MTRALGSAWKARAGESWEKARSRRLRVAETFVSLQGEGSRVGRPTAFVRLTGCALRCRWCDSAFAFYQGRWRGLDELEAEILASRVGRVCMTGGEPLLQPSVIPLVRRLARDHGLDVVLETGGDQDISVVPEEAAVVMDIKLPGSGMAGTFDEANLGRLRVRDEVRLVVADRRDYLVARDYVARLRRTFTGEILLGAVWDELEPGTLARWALDDGLDVRLQVQLHKILWPGAEKGV, encoded by the coding sequence ATGACCAGGGCTTTGGGCAGCGCCTGGAAGGCGCGGGCCGGCGAGAGCTGGGAGAAGGCGCGATCGCGGCGGCTGCGGGTCGCCGAGACCTTCGTCTCGCTCCAGGGGGAGGGCAGCCGGGTGGGCCGCCCCACGGCTTTCGTGCGCCTCACCGGTTGCGCCCTGCGCTGTCGATGGTGTGACAGTGCCTTCGCCTTTTACCAGGGTCGCTGGCGCGGGCTCGACGAGCTGGAAGCCGAGATCCTCGCCAGCCGGGTCGGCAGGGTCTGCATGACCGGCGGTGAACCCCTGCTCCAGCCGTCGGTGATCCCCCTGGTGCGGCGCCTGGCCCGGGACCACGGTCTCGATGTGGTGCTCGAGACCGGCGGAGACCAGGACATCTCGGTGGTGCCGGAGGAAGCGGCGGTGGTCATGGACATCAAGCTGCCCGGTTCCGGCATGGCCGGCACTTTCGACGAGGCCAACCTGGGTCGCTTGCGGGTGCGGGACGAGGTCCGCCTGGTGGTGGCCGATCGGCGGGACTACCTGGTGGCCCGGGACTACGTGGCCCGGCTGCGGCGGACTTTTACCGGCGAGATCCTGCTGGGTGCGGTCTGGGACGAGCTGGAGCCCGGGACGCTGGCCCGGTGGGCGCTGGACGACGGGCTGGACGTGCGCCTGCAGGTGCAGCTCCACAAGATCCTCTGGCCCGGGGCCGAGAAAGGGGTCTGA
- a CDS encoding Mur ligase family protein: protein MGRWPASWPEEAYFIGIGGIAMVSLARVLARRGVRVRGCDNALYPPASLLLADAAIDCAVPPTPEHLGRGDPLVVVGNAISRGHPVLERALERGLALASLPEVIERLLIPGRRVTAVAGTHGKTTTAALLSWIHASCGRDPGFLVGGLLENFGEGARLGGGEDLILEADEYDSAFFDKGPKFLHYWPRIVVLGAVEFDHADIYADLEAVETAFSLLLRLLPATGVLVANGDDARVRRLAAEARCPVRWFGEDSAADLRAVDRRDHPAGQDFQVYRGSRRIAGVRFPLPGEHNARNALAALLAFEAAGGDLVAGARALPTFLPPRRRLERLGRKGGARFYDDFAHHPSAVAQTLEALRAMGPGRVTVCLEPRSNTMVRRLVHEPLERALALADRVFIAPVDRPERMAPEERLDVAALAAALRARGVEAEAPVSPDSMAARLLEDLQEGDRVVLMSNGAFGGLADRLRRSLEAGP, encoded by the coding sequence ATGGGGCGCTGGCCCGCGTCGTGGCCCGAAGAGGCCTACTTCATCGGCATCGGCGGCATTGCGATGGTTTCCCTGGCCCGGGTTCTCGCTCGCCGCGGGGTGCGCGTCAGGGGCTGTGACAACGCCCTCTACCCCCCCGCATCCCTGCTGTTGGCCGACGCCGCCATCGATTGCGCCGTTCCCCCCACGCCCGAACACCTGGGTCGGGGCGATCCCCTGGTGGTGGTGGGCAATGCGATCTCGCGGGGGCACCCGGTGCTCGAGCGGGCCCTGGAGCGGGGCCTGGCCCTGGCCTCGCTGCCGGAGGTGATCGAAAGGCTTCTGATTCCCGGACGGCGGGTCACGGCCGTGGCGGGCACCCATGGAAAGACCACCACCGCGGCCCTGCTGAGCTGGATCCATGCCTCCTGCGGTCGCGATCCCGGCTTTCTCGTCGGCGGCCTGCTGGAAAACTTCGGCGAGGGAGCGCGCCTGGGCGGGGGCGAGGATCTGATCCTGGAAGCCGACGAATACGACAGCGCCTTCTTCGACAAGGGGCCCAAGTTCCTCCACTACTGGCCCCGGATCGTGGTTCTCGGGGCGGTGGAGTTCGACCACGCGGACATCTACGCCGACCTGGAGGCGGTGGAGACGGCCTTCTCCCTCCTGTTGCGCTTGCTGCCTGCCACCGGGGTGCTGGTGGCCAACGGCGACGATGCCCGGGTGCGTCGCCTGGCCGCCGAAGCGCGCTGTCCGGTGCGCTGGTTCGGCGAGGACTCCGCGGCGGACCTGCGGGCGGTGGATCGTCGGGACCACCCGGCGGGACAGGACTTCCAGGTCTACCGCGGGTCCCGGCGCATCGCGGGTGTCCGCTTCCCCCTGCCCGGCGAGCACAATGCCCGCAACGCCCTGGCCGCCCTGCTGGCTTTCGAGGCGGCGGGCGGCGACCTGGTGGCGGGCGCCCGCGCCCTGCCCACTTTCCTGCCGCCGCGGCGGCGACTGGAAAGGCTCGGCCGCAAGGGCGGCGCCCGCTTCTACGACGACTTCGCCCACCATCCCTCCGCCGTGGCCCAGACCCTGGAAGCGCTGCGGGCGATGGGGCCCGGCCGGGTGACCGTCTGTCTCGAGCCGCGCTCGAACACGATGGTGCGTCGCCTGGTCCACGAGCCCCTCGAGCGGGCCCTGGCCCTGGCCGACCGGGTTTTCATCGCGCCGGTGGACCGCCCCGAGCGCATGGCGCCGGAAGAACGCCTGGACGTGGCGGCCCTGGCAGCCGCCCTTCGGGCGCGGGGCGTCGAGGCCGAGGCTCCCGTCTCACCCGACTCCATGGCGGCCAGGCTGCTCGAGGACCTGCAGGAAGGAGACCGTGTCGTGCTGATGTCCAACGGAGCGTTCGGCGGGCTGGCCGACAGGCTCCGGCGCTCCCTGGAGGCCGGGCCATGA
- a CDS encoding patatin-like phospholipase family protein, whose product MGSPHPRGWWPGLRPRLGVALGGGAARGLAHLGVLQVLEENGLAPAAVAGTSIGALFGSLWMVEGSARSAADRVAAFVASDDYRRTRVEFLKPAPDEGGWADSLGEAVRRGIVLSWTYFKESFVSEDDFRHNAEALLPDCRIEDLPLPFCAVATDLCSGASVFFRRGSLREAVLASGAVPALMPPRRIGGRLLVDGVVSEKVPTRALQAMGVDVVVGVDVSADEEDLPAPQDLDSGAEILARAKRITEAHLRASRLALCDLVIRPKVGSFHWLDFSGAMPAVEEGRRAMEEALPILRRILARRRWCPPRHDARRLESRGLFGRPAEEV is encoded by the coding sequence ATGGGGTCCCCGCATCCGCGGGGCTGGTGGCCCGGTTTGCGGCCCCGCCTCGGGGTCGCTCTCGGTGGTGGCGCCGCCCGGGGGCTGGCTCACCTGGGCGTGCTGCAGGTCTTGGAGGAGAACGGCCTGGCTCCCGCTGCGGTGGCCGGGACCAGCATCGGGGCCCTCTTCGGCAGCCTGTGGATGGTGGAGGGCAGCGCCCGCAGCGCCGCCGATCGGGTGGCCGCCTTCGTCGCTTCCGACGACTATCGCCGGACCCGGGTGGAATTTCTCAAGCCCGCCCCGGACGAGGGGGGCTGGGCGGACTCCCTGGGCGAGGCCGTGCGAAGGGGCATCGTCCTGAGCTGGACCTACTTCAAGGAATCCTTCGTCTCCGAGGACGACTTCCGCCACAACGCCGAGGCCCTGCTCCCCGACTGCCGTATCGAGGACCTGCCCCTGCCGTTCTGCGCGGTGGCCACAGACCTGTGTTCGGGCGCGTCGGTCTTCTTTCGTCGGGGCTCGTTGCGCGAGGCCGTGCTGGCCTCGGGGGCCGTGCCGGCCCTGATGCCGCCGCGGCGGATCGGCGGGCGGCTGCTGGTGGACGGCGTCGTCAGCGAGAAGGTGCCGACCCGGGCCCTGCAGGCCATGGGAGTGGATGTGGTCGTGGGAGTGGACGTCTCCGCGGACGAGGAAGATCTGCCCGCGCCGCAGGATCTGGACTCGGGAGCCGAGATCCTCGCCCGGGCCAAGCGCATCACCGAGGCGCACCTGCGGGCTTCCCGCCTGGCCCTGTGCGACCTGGTGATCCGTCCGAAGGTCGGTTCGTTTCACTGGCTCGATTTCAGCGGTGCGATGCCGGCGGTGGAAGAGGGACGCCGGGCGATGGAAGAGGCCCTGCCGATCTTGCGGCGGATCCTGGCGCGTCGGCGCTGGTGCCCGCCCCGGCATGACGCCCGCCGGCTCGAATCGCGGGGGCTGTTCGGCCGGCCGGCCGAGGAGGTTTGA
- the nfi gene encoding deoxyribonuclease V (cleaves DNA at apurinic or apyrimidinic sites), which yields MASDQTWRAFFPPTLAGAAALQRRLAARVDETDRLETIEVVGGADLSYDHRRKIFYAAVVSLEARSGRVIEVGRAAARVTLPYVPGFLSFREGPGVIEALASMRHPPQLLLCDGHGRAHPRRFGLACHLGVALDLPTVGVAKSLLVGEYREPGPRRGSSTALRHKGEVIGRVLRTRAGSRPVFVSVGHRVSLITAQKLVRRWAPRYRLPEPTRLAHLEVSRLRADVPG from the coding sequence ATGGCTTCCGACCAAACGTGGCGCGCCTTTTTCCCCCCCACCCTGGCGGGGGCCGCCGCTCTCCAGCGGCGCCTCGCCGCCCGGGTCGACGAAACCGACCGCCTCGAGACGATCGAGGTAGTGGGCGGCGCCGATCTCTCCTACGACCACCGGCGGAAAATCTTCTACGCCGCCGTGGTCAGCCTCGAGGCTCGTTCGGGTCGGGTGATCGAAGTCGGGCGGGCCGCGGCGCGGGTGACACTGCCTTACGTGCCGGGCTTTCTCTCGTTCCGCGAGGGGCCGGGAGTGATCGAGGCCCTGGCATCGATGCGCCATCCCCCCCAACTCCTGCTCTGCGACGGCCACGGCCGCGCCCATCCCCGGCGCTTCGGCCTGGCCTGTCACCTGGGAGTGGCCCTCGACCTGCCCACGGTGGGGGTAGCCAAGAGCCTGCTGGTCGGCGAGTACCGCGAGCCCGGGCCACGGCGGGGCAGTTCGACGGCTCTGCGCCACAAGGGCGAGGTGATCGGCCGGGTCCTGCGCACCCGCGCGGGCAGCCGTCCGGTCTTCGTCTCGGTGGGCCATCGCGTCAGCCTGATCACGGCCCAGAAACTGGTCCGCCGCTGGGCGCCGCGCTACCGCCTGCCGGAACCGACCCGCCTGGCCCACCTGGAAGTCAGCCGCCTGCGGGCGGACGTTCCGGGATAA
- a CDS encoding protein-L-isoaspartate(D-aspartate) O-methyltransferase, giving the protein MVEQQLRARDITDEAVLAAMARVPRHLFVPPDLAASAYRDSPLPIGHGQTISQPYMVALMTQLARAAPGKKALDVGTGSGYQAAVLAEIVDQVYTIEILPELAAEARRRLARLGYDKVVVRCGDGYAGWPEHAPFDLIIVAAAPGEVPEPLIEQLAPGGRLLIPVGETHQELVVISKSEDGTISRQAYGGVRFVPMTGEAQRRQE; this is encoded by the coding sequence ATGGTCGAACAGCAGTTACGGGCGCGGGATATCACCGACGAGGCCGTACTCGCAGCCATGGCCCGGGTGCCCCGGCACCTCTTCGTGCCTCCCGACCTGGCCGCCAGCGCCTACCGGGACTCGCCCCTGCCCATCGGTCACGGGCAAACCATCTCCCAGCCCTACATGGTGGCCCTGATGACCCAGCTCGCTCGCGCCGCTCCGGGCAAGAAAGCCCTCGACGTGGGTACGGGATCGGGCTACCAGGCCGCGGTCCTGGCCGAGATCGTCGACCAGGTCTACACCATCGAGATCCTCCCCGAGCTGGCCGCCGAGGCACGCCGGCGCCTGGCCCGCCTGGGCTACGACAAGGTGGTCGTCCGCTGCGGAGACGGCTACGCGGGCTGGCCGGAACATGCCCCGTTCGACCTGATCATCGTCGCCGCCGCTCCCGGCGAGGTCCCCGAACCGCTGATCGAGCAGCTCGCCCCCGGCGGACGCCTGCTGATTCCCGTCGGCGAGACGCACCAGGAGCTGGTCGTGATCAGCAAGTCCGAGGACGGCACCATCTCCCGCCAGGCCTACGGGGGCGTCCGATTCGTGCCGATGACCGGCGAGGCCCAGCGGCGGCAAGAGTAG
- the proS gene encoding proline--tRNA ligase, whose amino-acid sequence MAKDITPRATDYSRWYTDVVLRSTLADYSPVKGCMVIRPHGYSLWENMQRILDGMFKETGHENAYFPLFIPKSFLSKEAEHVEGFAKECAIITHTRLMATDAEGKDRVVPDPESRLEEELIVRPTSETIIYSMFSKWIQSWRDLPLLLNQWANIVRWEMRTRLFLRTTEFLWQEGHTAHATHEEAKEETLRMLEVYRRFAEEYLAVPVLTGVKTPREKFAGAMDTYCIEALMQDGKALQAGTSHDLGQNFAKAFDVRYQNSEGQWEHVWNTSWGVSTRLIGALVMCHSDDDGLVLPPRVAPIQAVIVPIWRNDEQREATVAAGRTLLAALRAAGVAARLDERDNVNPGFKYADWELKGVPLRLELGPRDLDKRQVMAVRRTDRSKTPFSLDGAAGAVTTALEEIQQQLFQQALDRRAAMTREVDTWDAFCEEIEKGGFIRARFCEEDAVEEAIQAETKATVRLIAFDEPDDPGPCVKSGRPARRRVYFARAY is encoded by the coding sequence GTGGCCAAGGACATCACGCCCCGCGCGACCGACTACTCTCGCTGGTATACCGACGTGGTTCTGCGCAGTACCCTGGCGGACTACAGCCCGGTCAAGGGCTGCATGGTGATCCGTCCCCACGGCTATTCCCTGTGGGAGAACATGCAGCGGATTCTCGACGGCATGTTCAAGGAAACCGGCCACGAAAACGCCTACTTCCCCCTGTTCATACCCAAGTCTTTTCTTTCCAAGGAAGCCGAGCACGTCGAAGGGTTCGCCAAGGAATGCGCGATCATCACCCACACCCGGCTGATGGCCACCGACGCGGAGGGCAAGGACCGGGTCGTCCCCGACCCTGAAAGCCGCCTCGAGGAGGAGCTGATCGTCCGCCCCACTTCCGAGACGATCATCTACTCGATGTTCTCCAAGTGGATCCAGTCTTGGCGCGACCTGCCCCTGCTGCTCAACCAGTGGGCCAACATCGTCCGCTGGGAAATGCGCACCCGGTTGTTCCTGCGCACCACCGAGTTTCTCTGGCAGGAGGGCCACACCGCCCACGCAACCCATGAAGAAGCCAAGGAAGAAACCCTGCGCATGCTGGAGGTCTACCGCCGCTTCGCCGAGGAATACCTGGCGGTCCCCGTGCTGACCGGGGTCAAGACGCCGCGGGAGAAGTTCGCCGGAGCGATGGACACCTACTGCATCGAGGCCCTGATGCAGGATGGCAAGGCCCTGCAGGCGGGCACCTCCCACGATCTGGGCCAGAACTTCGCCAAGGCCTTCGATGTGCGCTACCAGAACTCGGAAGGGCAATGGGAACACGTCTGGAACACCTCCTGGGGGGTGTCCACACGGCTGATCGGTGCCCTGGTGATGTGCCACTCCGATGACGACGGCCTGGTGCTCCCCCCCCGTGTCGCGCCGATCCAGGCGGTCATCGTCCCCATCTGGCGCAACGACGAGCAGCGGGAGGCGACCGTGGCGGCGGGACGGACGCTGCTGGCGGCATTGCGCGCCGCCGGCGTCGCCGCCCGCCTCGACGAACGAGACAACGTGAACCCGGGCTTCAAGTACGCCGACTGGGAACTCAAGGGTGTGCCCCTGCGCCTGGAACTCGGTCCGCGGGACCTGGACAAGCGCCAGGTCATGGCGGTGCGCCGTACCGACCGCAGCAAAACCCCCTTCTCCCTCGACGGCGCCGCCGGTGCCGTGACGACCGCCCTCGAAGAGATTCAGCAACAGCTCTTCCAGCAGGCCCTCGATCGCCGGGCCGCCATGACCCGGGAAGTCGACACCTGGGACGCCTTCTGCGAGGAAATCGAAAAAGGTGGTTTCATCCGGGCCCGTTTCTGCGAAGAAGACGCGGTGGAGGAGGCGATCCAGGCCGAGACCAAGGCCACGGTACGACTGATCGCCTTCGACGAGCCCGACGACCCCGGTCCCTGCGTCAAGTCGGGCAGACCGGCCCGCCGACGGGTCTACTTCGCCCGCGCCTACTGA
- a CDS encoding transglycosylase SLT domain-containing protein, whose translation MSNRSHRLVSLAALTGAATALVFVALTICLPPQTPSVEPPAPRALPGRDLDAIRRAGELRVALERDELDYEFRRGRAEGLAFDMARAFATRLGVELRVTVPPSPAAALARLARGEVDLVATSDSGPRPVLARVAWTTAFEIAQPVVIGRRAAGITRIEDLAGRRLTVRRHSALEGQAMAWRRSLDGEIEIQRAPPHIGTGELALGAATGRWALVVMDESRARLEQAVYKPLEISRPLPPSLPVRWAIHPDAQALGAELDGWLEDMRRSGFLARLRQRYLENPLRLRAWRRPVFRDGGPSLSPYDSLFRREADRIGFDWRLLAALSFAESGYDRWEISSQGAMGLLQIMPRVARTYGAEDPFDPAQNVAAGASLLSWLYGLFDNVPTPDRLAFTLAAYNMGYGHLQDARALAAMNGLNPDRWQGGVEEVLPLLEDPAVADRLPHGRARGRTTQRYVARVLAIFDRFTTAAESSTGLSASTH comes from the coding sequence ATGAGTAACCGATCCCATAGGCTCGTTTCGCTGGCGGCTCTGACCGGAGCCGCAACGGCGCTGGTCTTTGTCGCGCTGACGATCTGCCTGCCCCCGCAGACCCCTTCCGTCGAACCCCCGGCCCCCCGCGCCCTGCCGGGGCGGGACCTGGACGCCATTCGCCGCGCCGGTGAGCTCAGGGTGGCACTCGAGCGAGACGAACTGGACTACGAATTCCGCCGAGGGCGCGCCGAAGGCCTGGCCTTCGACATGGCGCGCGCCTTTGCCACACGCCTGGGGGTGGAGCTGCGCGTGACCGTCCCCCCGAGCCCCGCCGCCGCCCTCGCCCGACTTGCCCGCGGCGAGGTCGACCTGGTGGCCACCTCCGATTCCGGCCCCCGCCCGGTCCTGGCCCGCGTCGCATGGACGACGGCCTTCGAAATCGCCCAACCCGTGGTGATCGGCCGCCGGGCCGCCGGCATCACCCGCATCGAAGACCTGGCCGGCCGCCGACTCACCGTGCGCCGCCACAGCGCCCTCGAGGGACAGGCGATGGCGTGGCGCCGAAGCCTGGACGGAGAGATCGAGATCCAGCGAGCCCCCCCCCATATCGGCACCGGAGAGCTGGCTCTCGGCGCCGCCACGGGGCGCTGGGCCCTGGTCGTCATGGACGAAAGCCGCGCCCGGCTCGAGCAGGCGGTCTACAAGCCCCTCGAGATCAGCCGTCCCCTGCCCCCCAGCCTGCCCGTGCGCTGGGCGATCCATCCCGACGCCCAGGCCTTGGGTGCCGAACTCGACGGCTGGCTCGAAGACATGCGGCGCAGCGGGTTTCTCGCGCGTCTGCGCCAGCGTTACCTGGAAAACCCCCTGCGCCTGAGGGCCTGGAGACGTCCGGTGTTCCGTGACGGCGGTCCCAGTCTCTCGCCCTACGACAGCCTCTTCCGCCGCGAGGCCGACCGGATCGGCTTCGACTGGCGCCTGCTGGCGGCCCTCTCCTTCGCCGAAAGCGGTTACGACCGCTGGGAGATCTCGTCCCAGGGCGCCATGGGCCTGTTGCAGATCATGCCCCGGGTGGCGCGCACCTACGGCGCCGAAGATCCCTTCGATCCCGCGCAGAACGTTGCCGCGGGAGCCTCCCTGCTGAGCTGGCTCTACGGCCTGTTCGACAACGTACCCACTCCCGACCGGCTGGCCTTCACCCTCGCCGCCTACAACATGGGTTACGGTCATCTCCAGGACGCCCGCGCACTGGCCGCCATGAACGGCCTGAACCCGGACCGCTGGCAGGGCGGCGTGGAGGAGGTGCTTCCCCTCCTCGAGGATCCCGCCGTCGCCGATCGCCTGCCCCATGGTCGCGCCCGCGGCCGGACCACTCAGCGCTACGTGGCCCGCGTGCTGGCGATCTTTGACCGCTTCACCACCGCCGCCGAGTCATCCACCGGCCTGTCCGCGTCCACCCACTGA
- a CDS encoding lytic transglycosylase domain-containing protein produces MTAKGATVALGLGAVFLAAFAATQVAQRPTQTVGWTEMGEGPGGAAPAPASVGDLQAQIHEIQRQLPGAPALALARLEVPGAAEFCGHPLPLDRPEVREALAYELLLTAGRPMMPMLWMRRSPRVLPMIEEKLAAAGLPDDLKYVAMIESDLRETVRSPAGAEGLWQFMRGTARRYGLRVDRYLDQRRSPEVATDAAIAYLRDLEEEFGDWFLALAAYNSGEQTVRRALEDAGTDDYFSLYLPAETRRYVPRLVAAKIITSSPEAYGLVRLAPYNNPRYRIVEVRVQRSRADLRKLAAEHGLNYAALRLANPQVRSSWLPRGVHRLRVPLASRATGPGTAEDHGAP; encoded by the coding sequence ATGACAGCCAAGGGGGCAACGGTTGCCCTGGGACTCGGTGCGGTCTTCCTGGCAGCCTTCGCGGCGACCCAGGTCGCTCAGCGGCCCACGCAGACCGTGGGCTGGACGGAGATGGGTGAGGGCCCCGGAGGCGCCGCCCCGGCACCGGCCTCGGTGGGTGATCTGCAGGCCCAGATCCACGAGATCCAGCGCCAGCTCCCCGGAGCCCCGGCCCTCGCCCTCGCGCGGCTCGAGGTGCCCGGGGCCGCTGAATTCTGCGGGCACCCGCTCCCCCTCGACAGGCCCGAAGTGCGCGAGGCGCTGGCCTACGAGCTGCTGCTGACCGCCGGGCGACCGATGATGCCCATGCTCTGGATGCGTCGGTCGCCCCGGGTGCTGCCGATGATCGAGGAGAAGCTCGCCGCGGCCGGCCTGCCCGACGACCTGAAATACGTGGCGATGATCGAGTCCGATCTGCGGGAAACCGTGCGTTCTCCCGCAGGGGCCGAAGGCCTGTGGCAGTTCATGCGCGGCACCGCCCGGCGTTACGGGTTGCGGGTCGATCGCTACCTCGACCAGCGACGATCCCCGGAAGTCGCCACGGACGCCGCGATCGCCTACCTCCGGGACCTGGAAGAGGAATTCGGCGACTGGTTTCTCGCCCTGGCGGCCTACAACTCGGGCGAGCAGACCGTCAGGCGGGCCCTCGAGGACGCCGGCACCGATGACTACTTCAGTCTCTACCTGCCGGCAGAAACCCGGCGCTACGTGCCGCGCCTGGTGGCGGCGAAGATCATCACTTCCTCGCCTGAAGCCTATGGGCTGGTTCGCCTGGCTCCCTACAACAACCCCCGCTACCGCATCGTCGAGGTTCGGGTGCAGCGCTCACGGGCCGATCTGCGCAAGCTGGCCGCCGAGCATGGCCTGAACTACGCGGCCTTGCGGCTGGCCAACCCGCAGGTACGTTCCTCCTGGTTGCCGCGGGGTGTCCACCGCCTGCGCGTGCCGCTGGCTTCCCGGGCCACCGGCCCCGGCACCGCGGAAGACCACGGCGCGCCCTAG